In Edaphobacter paludis, a single window of DNA contains:
- a CDS encoding AAA family ATPase yields MYKSFYKLQSSPFGTSPDPRFLYMMPHTREALACLEYGISARKGFTVLTGEVGTGKTTLLRCALSSFSTRRVCTSFVFNPRLETLDFLEFVLTDFGIVPASRTKSGMLLQLNRWLIERFRMEETCVVVVDEAQNLSWELLEEIRLLTNLETSSEKLLQIVLSGQPELEEKLRHPSVRQLRQRVSLWCRTQSLTDAQTHSYVAERLRIAGASWPIFSDQALNLVHRFSRGIPRIINLLCEHSLILGYVEQMREITPAIVENVAIELELETQPFLISSAAMGGGGMSSPRSISDEAPSFGTVFNGDPTGRQDR; encoded by the coding sequence ATGTATAAAAGCTTTTACAAACTGCAAAGCAGCCCGTTCGGGACCAGCCCGGACCCGCGGTTCCTCTACATGATGCCGCACACCCGTGAGGCGCTGGCCTGCCTGGAGTATGGCATCTCTGCTCGCAAGGGGTTCACTGTTCTCACTGGCGAGGTAGGCACCGGAAAGACGACCCTACTGCGTTGTGCCCTGAGTTCCTTCAGTACCCGACGCGTATGTACGTCCTTCGTCTTCAACCCTCGACTCGAAACATTGGACTTTCTGGAGTTCGTACTTACCGACTTCGGCATCGTTCCGGCGTCCCGGACCAAGTCCGGCATGCTCTTGCAGCTCAATCGCTGGCTGATCGAGCGGTTTCGCATGGAAGAAACCTGCGTCGTCGTCGTTGATGAGGCGCAGAACCTCTCCTGGGAGTTGCTTGAGGAGATTCGCCTCCTTACCAACCTGGAGACCTCGTCAGAGAAGCTTCTGCAGATCGTGCTCTCCGGCCAGCCCGAGCTCGAGGAGAAGCTTCGTCATCCGAGCGTGCGTCAGCTTCGCCAGCGCGTCTCGCTTTGGTGCCGCACCCAATCGCTTACCGACGCCCAGACCCATTCCTATGTGGCCGAGCGTCTTCGCATAGCCGGTGCCTCCTGGCCGATATTTTCCGATCAGGCGCTCAATCTAGTCCATCGCTTCAGCCGCGGCATTCCCCGCATCATCAACCTGCTCTGCGAGCACTCGCTCATTTTGGGCTATGTGGAGCAGATGCGCGAGATTACTCCGGCCATCGTGGAAAACGTAGCAATTGAACTGGAACTCGAGACCCAGCCATTTCTTATCTCCTCCGCAGCAATGGGTGGCGGAGGCATGTCGTCGCCGCGCTCCATATCCGACGAGGCCCCTAGCTTCGGCACAGTTTTTAATGGTGATCCCACGGGAAGGCAAGACCGATGA
- a CDS encoding CpsD/CapB family tyrosine-protein kinase — protein sequence MSRIYEALQKAESERKLDQHEPRASEQQIDLEPLTQTAVAEAEYESPVAAPPAAERSSRYVAPVATAPAVANGTLDLSKIVRRPWSPSFSQLPALLQRGPAVEQFRSLRSRIFELRDVSPLKSILISSGMPQEGKSFVSVNLALSLARHKNSKVLLIDGDMRRYTTHQLLGCESQPGLADYLGGKVGIVEIMQRAEDMPVTDATKQQPTLPNLTFIAGGNGGDKAADLSGSPRFGDLIRQASPYFDWIIVDSSPVLPVSDAVNLARSCDGVLLVARGGVTKFPIAQRAQSELKASKILGFVLNAVHEAPLIGSYYGYDAKSE from the coding sequence ATGAGCCGCATTTACGAAGCACTCCAGAAAGCAGAATCCGAGCGTAAGCTGGACCAACACGAGCCACGAGCCTCCGAGCAGCAGATTGATTTGGAGCCTCTCACGCAGACCGCTGTCGCAGAGGCGGAATATGAGTCGCCCGTCGCCGCACCACCGGCAGCGGAGCGTTCCTCCAGATATGTTGCTCCGGTTGCCACCGCTCCTGCCGTAGCCAACGGCACGCTCGATCTAAGCAAGATCGTCCGACGGCCCTGGAGCCCGTCGTTCTCCCAGCTTCCTGCTCTCCTGCAACGCGGACCAGCCGTTGAGCAGTTCCGCAGCCTGCGCTCGCGGATCTTCGAACTGCGCGACGTCAGCCCGCTTAAGTCGATCCTGATCAGCAGCGGCATGCCACAGGAAGGCAAGAGCTTTGTCTCCGTGAATCTCGCCCTTAGCCTGGCGCGCCATAAGAACAGCAAGGTGCTCTTGATCGATGGTGATATGCGTCGCTACACCACGCACCAGCTCCTTGGCTGCGAGTCCCAACCGGGATTGGCCGACTATCTCGGAGGCAAGGTCGGAATAGTGGAGATCATGCAGCGGGCTGAGGATATGCCGGTCACGGATGCCACAAAGCAGCAGCCCACGTTGCCCAACCTTACCTTTATCGCCGGAGGCAACGGTGGAGACAAGGCAGCAGATCTCTCGGGCAGCCCGCGATTCGGCGATCTGATCCGCCAGGCCTCCCCTTATTTTGATTGGATCATCGTCGACTCTTCGCCCGTCCTCCCCGTTTCGGATGCTGTCAACCTCGCTCGGTCCTGTGATGGCGTTCTTCTGGTTGCCCGCGGCGGAGTCACGAAATTTCCGATCGCTCAACGTGCGCAGAGCGAGCTGAAAGCCTCGAAGATTCTCGGCTTTGTGCTCAACGCCGTTCACGAAGCTCCCTTGATCGGAAGCTATTATGGATACGACGCGAAGAGTGAATAA
- a CDS encoding TIGR03013 family XrtA/PEP-CTERM system glycosyltransferase, which translates to MIRLFNVYYPTRTIVLLLCEALIIGGSFLLATVLIAGPDSYLILNFEYGWVKIVSLIILTLLISYYFDLYEPQRISEHWEIYFRLLLVLGFLSFLLSGVIYLYPGADIAHSVLLLGLIFLTGSLVAWRRAYEWLIGREAFRERVYILGNGERAQMVAQLLRTRKDAGMEVVGCDGFAASAQDQNQVFAAALSDVDGSKHHIDRVIVALEDRRGSLPLREMLKLRFNGVIIEESGALLERLTGKLYLDGLRPSNFIYSEGFRVKPSQQIARRLVSTLTAALGLLLFLPFFPFVVLMVRLSSPGPIFFRQTRVGMNGRNFSVYKFRTMRTDAEAAGAKWATKNDPRVTRVGMFMRKTRLDEVPQLWNVLRGDMGFVGPRPERPEFVPWLSEQIPYFDLRHMIRPGLTGWAQVRYGYGATLAQSREKLEFDLYYIKHMSLGLDLLIMFETVKTIIRRQGAQ; encoded by the coding sequence ATGATCCGGTTATTCAACGTCTACTATCCAACGCGCACCATCGTTCTACTGTTGTGCGAAGCGCTGATTATCGGCGGTTCCTTTCTGCTGGCGACCGTGCTGATCGCCGGGCCTGACAGTTACCTCATTCTTAATTTTGAATACGGCTGGGTTAAGATTGTCAGCCTAATAATCCTTACCCTCCTGATTTCCTACTACTTCGATCTGTATGAGCCGCAGCGCATCTCCGAGCACTGGGAGATCTACTTTCGCCTCCTTCTAGTCCTGGGTTTCCTGTCCTTCCTGCTCTCAGGTGTGATCTATCTCTATCCCGGCGCGGACATAGCTCACTCCGTCCTGCTGCTGGGCCTCATATTCCTTACCGGGTCGCTGGTGGCGTGGCGCAGGGCTTACGAGTGGCTCATCGGCAGGGAGGCTTTCCGCGAGAGAGTCTACATCCTCGGCAACGGTGAACGCGCCCAGATGGTCGCCCAACTCCTCCGCACCCGCAAAGATGCAGGCATGGAGGTCGTTGGATGCGATGGCTTCGCCGCAAGTGCGCAAGACCAAAATCAGGTATTTGCTGCGGCTCTTAGCGATGTCGATGGCAGCAAGCATCACATTGACCGTGTAATTGTTGCCCTAGAGGACCGACGCGGTTCGCTGCCTCTCCGCGAGATGCTCAAGCTCCGCTTCAACGGCGTAATCATTGAAGAATCAGGTGCTTTGCTGGAGCGGTTGACCGGCAAGCTATATCTCGACGGTCTTCGTCCCAGCAACTTCATCTATAGCGAAGGCTTCCGCGTAAAGCCGTCGCAGCAGATCGCCCGTCGCCTCGTCTCTACTTTGACGGCAGCCTTGGGGCTGCTTCTGTTTCTACCGTTCTTTCCTTTTGTCGTTCTGATGGTTCGCCTATCGTCCCCCGGCCCCATCTTCTTCCGCCAGACCCGGGTGGGCATGAACGGTCGCAACTTCTCCGTCTACAAATTTCGAACCATGCGAACAGACGCCGAAGCAGCCGGCGCCAAGTGGGCCACGAAAAACGATCCTCGAGTCACAAGAGTCGGCATGTTTATGCGCAAGACAAGGCTCGACGAGGTTCCTCAGCTTTGGAATGTATTGCGCGGCGACATGGGCTTCGTTGGTCCTCGCCCTGAGCGGCCTGAGTTCGTTCCCTGGCTCTCCGAGCAGATTCCCTACTTCGATCTGCGCCACATGATTCGTCCGGGTCTCACAGGATGGGCCCAAGTTCGCTACGGCTACGGAGCCACCCTCGCCCAAAGCCGCGAAAAACTGGAGTTTGACCTTTATTACATCAAACACATGTCTCTCGGGCTCGATCTTCTCATCATGTTCGAAACAGTTAAGACCATTATCCGTCGCCAGGGAGCGCAATAG
- a CDS encoding sigma-54 dependent transcriptional regulator, whose translation MIHQSESVAALNLPPLDIIFGKTAAMQAVRNKLERVAETDVPVLIQGESGTGKEVCVRLLHALSKRASGSLVKVSCPAIPHSLLETELFGYEKGAFTGAMSTKQGRVEQAHLGTLFLDEVGSLDLAVQAKLLQVLQDGTFTRVGGHDPRTITTRLVSAANCDLRNQVEDGTFRLDFLFRINAVTINLPPLRQRIADLPILIDYFIDHYAKVFHHAPELLSKSAVRLMQNYHWPGNIRQLENLIRSYVLIGSEDALVAELMPETPRSGITTEIDLSEPVSLKDITKKATQDLERQIILKVLQENSWNRQKTAKWLQISYRSLLYKLSEVGMPEVPPRPLRIPGLVKKTSERTLKPALSSRGRIY comes from the coding sequence TTGATTCACCAATCGGAATCCGTTGCTGCACTCAATCTCCCGCCTCTCGATATCATCTTTGGGAAGACCGCAGCGATGCAGGCGGTCCGGAACAAGTTAGAACGGGTTGCGGAGACTGACGTGCCCGTTCTCATTCAAGGGGAAAGTGGAACAGGCAAAGAGGTCTGCGTCCGCCTGCTCCATGCTCTTTCCAAGCGGGCCAGCGGATCTCTCGTCAAGGTGAGTTGTCCAGCCATACCGCATTCTCTGCTGGAGACCGAGCTGTTCGGATATGAAAAGGGTGCCTTTACCGGTGCCATGTCGACCAAACAGGGCAGAGTGGAGCAGGCGCACCTGGGAACTCTGTTCCTCGACGAGGTGGGAAGTCTCGACCTGGCCGTACAAGCCAAGTTATTGCAGGTATTGCAAGACGGAACCTTTACTCGCGTGGGTGGCCATGATCCTCGCACGATTACTACCCGGCTGGTATCCGCCGCAAACTGCGACCTCCGTAATCAGGTGGAGGATGGGACGTTCCGACTTGATTTTCTCTTTAGAATCAACGCGGTAACTATTAATCTTCCGCCGCTGAGGCAGCGAATCGCGGATCTTCCAATTCTGATCGATTATTTTATTGACCACTATGCAAAAGTTTTCCACCATGCACCGGAGTTACTCTCCAAGAGCGCTGTACGGTTGATGCAGAACTACCATTGGCCGGGCAACATCCGGCAGTTGGAGAACCTGATCCGGAGCTACGTCCTTATAGGTAGCGAAGATGCACTGGTTGCAGAGTTGATGCCGGAGACGCCGCGGAGTGGCATTACGACGGAAATTGATCTGAGCGAACCGGTGTCCCTGAAGGACATTACGAAAAAAGCTACACAGGATCTCGAGCGCCAGATCATTTTGAAAGTGCTGCAGGAGAATAGCTGGAACCGGCAAAAGACGGCTAAGTGGCTTCAAATCAGCTATCGGTCGCTGCTTTACAAGTTGAGCGAGGTAGGCATGCCTGAGGTTCCACCGCGACCGTTGCGGATTCCAGGGCTGGTCAAAAAGACATCTGAAAGAACGCTGAAACCGGCGCTATCATCGCGAGGCAGGATTTACTAA
- a CDS encoding sigma-54 dependent transcriptional regulator, which yields MSASLSYPVSASKSIAKSRAQILILEPDLAVLDYLRSTLRGKYALNLFSEEQTLLDRLDQHDDPDLLLLALHSNRDPIPLLTQVRCTKPHLPVIVLSGSSELRDIETVIRLGVRAIVMKPFVGCDVEATIEEHLASADKKTSADTPREIPLNETHSFVRSSKRMRDLESQAALVARADIPLLILGESGTGKEILALYTHMMSARSQHIFLKVNCAAVPAELLESELFGYEQGAFTGAIKTKPGKFEVCTGGTIFLDEIGEMPAILQAKLLQVLQDGTFSRLGSRAPMKVDVRVIAATNINMKEAMAQKTFREDLYYRLNGFTLNIPPLRERREEIPVLAEYFMRKGAKRYGRDELSFSPKLMNALTEHVWPGNLRELENVVNRYLVLGDERAILEELSPSNGTQSTSSPVAETPGSAGLKALVRGLKGDAEATAIARVLEGTGWNRKAAASDLQISYKALLYKIKQYDLSPRSQA from the coding sequence ATGTCAGCTTCGCTGTCTTATCCGGTCTCTGCCTCGAAGTCCATTGCGAAATCGCGGGCCCAGATTCTTATCCTGGAGCCAGACCTGGCGGTTCTTGACTATCTCCGATCAACTCTCAGAGGGAAATACGCGCTTAACCTGTTCTCTGAAGAACAGACCCTGCTCGACCGACTCGATCAGCACGACGATCCTGATCTTTTGTTGCTCGCATTGCATAGCAATCGTGATCCCATTCCCCTCCTGACCCAGGTTCGTTGCACAAAGCCGCATCTTCCTGTGATTGTGCTTTCGGGCTCGTCTGAGTTGCGTGACATTGAAACGGTCATCAGGCTCGGAGTCCGCGCTATCGTGATGAAGCCGTTCGTTGGCTGCGATGTGGAAGCAACCATCGAAGAGCATCTTGCCTCTGCGGACAAGAAGACGTCCGCGGACACGCCTCGCGAAATTCCTCTCAATGAGACGCATTCCTTTGTCCGCTCCAGCAAACGTATGCGCGATCTGGAGTCCCAGGCAGCGCTTGTCGCCCGGGCAGATATCCCTCTGCTCATTCTGGGGGAAAGCGGCACGGGTAAAGAGATACTTGCGTTGTACACGCATATGATGTCGGCCCGCAGCCAGCATATTTTTTTGAAGGTCAATTGTGCGGCGGTTCCTGCCGAGCTTCTCGAAAGCGAACTGTTCGGTTATGAGCAAGGGGCGTTTACTGGTGCAATCAAGACCAAGCCCGGCAAGTTTGAGGTCTGCACCGGAGGAACAATTTTTCTGGATGAAATCGGAGAGATGCCGGCCATCCTGCAAGCCAAGTTATTGCAGGTCCTGCAGGACGGAACTTTTTCGCGTCTGGGTAGTCGTGCTCCCATGAAGGTTGATGTGCGCGTAATTGCGGCAACGAATATCAACATGAAAGAAGCAATGGCACAGAAGACGTTTCGCGAGGATTTGTACTATCGCTTGAATGGCTTCACGTTGAATATTCCGCCGCTGCGCGAACGCCGGGAGGAGATTCCTGTACTTGCTGAGTACTTTATGCGAAAGGGAGCGAAGCGATATGGCCGTGACGAGCTCTCATTTTCCCCGAAGCTGATGAACGCCCTGACTGAGCACGTCTGGCCGGGTAACTTGCGCGAGTTGGAAAATGTCGTGAACCGCTATCTCGTCCTGGGAGACGAACGGGCCATTCTGGAAGAGCTTTCTCCCTCAAACGGCACTCAAAGCACTTCCAGTCCGGTTGCGGAGACGCCTGGCAGTGCAGGGCTCAAGGCGCTTGTCCGAGGGTTAAAGGGCGATGCAGAAGCAACAGCGATTGCACGGGTACTCGAGGGCACGGGATGGAACCGGAAGGCTGCGGCAAGCGATCTTCAAATCAGTTATAAGGCGTTGCTCTACAAGATCAAGCAATACGATCTCTCGCCGCGGAGTCAAGCTTAG
- a CDS encoding VCBS repeat-containing protein has protein sequence MIRSRIRPNPTTCLLVTALAVAVFSPIPTWAAGPGTLPTVASAASPSTSAAASDSDDTPDQASHLLVMADFNRDGTADIARAVLPAGDESGPALLTVSLGQADGTYKQVFSRTVLGHAPRYIVAGDFNQDGFPDVIVGDDDGELMLFAGDGTGNLVAAGDIAHLSSVVSIVVADFNHDGILDVAVTDWRASSVTVFLGAGKGLFRKEWSVPLRMPGTSPHLAAADFNGDGIPDLAVVYDDDEGATFDVLLGNGKGDFTLSPGLSLTRDPNSHCVT, from the coding sequence ATGATCCGGAGCCGCATCCGACCGAACCCGACGACCTGCCTTCTTGTAACCGCCCTTGCGGTTGCTGTATTTTCTCCAATCCCCACATGGGCAGCCGGGCCTGGTACTTTGCCCACAGTCGCATCGGCGGCCAGCCCTTCGACCAGCGCCGCGGCATCCGATTCCGACGATACACCGGATCAAGCGTCACATCTGCTGGTGATGGCTGACTTTAACCGCGACGGTACCGCCGATATTGCGCGGGCTGTATTGCCTGCGGGAGATGAGTCCGGGCCAGCTTTGCTGACGGTATCGCTGGGCCAGGCAGATGGCACCTACAAGCAGGTGTTCTCTCGAACAGTGCTGGGACACGCCCCCCGGTATATCGTTGCCGGTGATTTTAACCAGGACGGATTTCCAGACGTGATCGTAGGAGACGATGACGGTGAACTGATGCTGTTTGCTGGAGATGGCACAGGCAATCTGGTTGCTGCCGGTGATATCGCCCACCTCAGCTCGGTCGTGTCGATTGTCGTTGCTGACTTCAACCACGATGGCATCCTGGACGTGGCCGTCACTGACTGGCGCGCGAGTTCGGTGACCGTGTTTCTTGGCGCTGGCAAAGGTCTATTCCGGAAAGAATGGTCCGTTCCTTTGCGAATGCCGGGCACTTCCCCACACCTCGCCGCAGCGGACTTTAATGGAGACGGAATTCCGGACCTGGCAGTGGTGTACGACGATGATGAAGGGGCCACTTTCGATGTCCTGCTTGGCAACGGCAAAGGCGACTTTACGCTTTCTCCAGGGCTGAGTTTGACCAGAGACCCGAACTCACATTGCGTGACCTAG
- a CDS encoding glycoside hydrolase family 99-like domain-containing protein encodes MNRRKLLTSAVQAGIAGAFRPASSLAQATDSKTSATSQLPSTPTGLIGDAATAAYFSPERLHQVLGTKELSAPRDVTVIAFNFPSWHPSPYMEEHFGKGWTEFDTLRNSRALFPGHTMPHFPLWGYYDESDPAWAAREIDLASTYGVDAWMIDWYWHDGLQFYQEQLERGLLKAPNRDKLKFAIMWANHDWKNVYPARSPDDAAILTPQRHSIQDFERVCNYCAEHYFSQSNYLTFNGAPVFGIFDAGKVVEQLGEDGLRRSLAVVRERAHKLGFPKLHLQVCNGFSKYQGRLHDLGFDSAVQYGTFGWTYGSKPPGSRIPYGTGAAEAVASWPELRKESQVPFHPTCSVGWDDSPRFGEFSCVATNRSPDQFERLVRAARHFVASSPHQKLIYLNAWNEWTEDGVLLPDTYWGYSYLEALRRAVKD; translated from the coding sequence TTGAATCGACGCAAACTTCTCACCTCCGCGGTACAAGCTGGAATAGCTGGCGCATTTCGGCCTGCCAGCTCCCTCGCACAAGCCACCGATAGCAAAACCTCCGCAACGAGCCAACTCCCTTCGACGCCGACCGGGTTGATCGGAGACGCAGCAACCGCGGCCTACTTCAGCCCGGAGCGTCTTCATCAGGTACTAGGAACGAAGGAACTGAGCGCGCCGCGTGATGTCACCGTCATCGCCTTCAACTTCCCTAGTTGGCACCCGTCGCCCTATATGGAAGAGCACTTCGGCAAGGGATGGACAGAGTTCGATACGCTGCGCAACTCCCGCGCCCTCTTTCCCGGTCACACGATGCCGCATTTTCCTCTGTGGGGCTATTACGATGAGTCGGATCCAGCATGGGCCGCGAGAGAGATCGATCTCGCCTCTACCTATGGCGTCGACGCATGGATGATTGACTGGTACTGGCACGATGGACTGCAGTTTTATCAGGAGCAGCTGGAACGTGGACTCCTGAAGGCTCCTAATCGCGACAAGCTGAAGTTCGCCATTATGTGGGCCAATCACGACTGGAAAAATGTCTACCCCGCGCGTTCTCCGGACGATGCCGCCATCCTTACTCCTCAGCGACATTCGATTCAAGATTTTGAGCGGGTGTGCAACTACTGCGCCGAGCACTATTTCAGCCAGTCGAACTATCTCACCTTCAATGGGGCTCCGGTGTTCGGAATCTTCGATGCCGGCAAGGTGGTCGAGCAATTAGGCGAAGATGGCCTGCGACGGTCGCTGGCCGTGGTGCGCGAACGCGCGCACAAACTGGGCTTCCCCAAGCTTCATCTCCAGGTTTGTAACGGTTTCAGTAAATATCAGGGCCGTCTGCATGATCTTGGCTTCGACAGCGCTGTGCAGTACGGCACCTTCGGCTGGACCTATGGTTCCAAGCCTCCCGGATCACGCATTCCCTACGGAACCGGAGCCGCGGAGGCAGTCGCATCCTGGCCGGAGCTGCGAAAGGAATCCCAGGTTCCGTTTCATCCCACCTGCTCGGTCGGATGGGACGACAGCCCGCGCTTCGGTGAGTTCTCCTGCGTTGCGACGAATCGCAGTCCCGATCAGTTCGAACGGCTGGTCCGTGCTGCAAGGCATTTTGTCGCTTCCAGTCCACACCAGAAGCTGATCTATCTCAACGCATGGAACGAATGGACCGAGGACGGCGTGTTGCTTCCCGATACGTACTGGGGCTACAGCTATCTCGAAGCACTGCGCCGCGCTGTTAAGGACTAG